ACCTCGTGGCCACGATGCTGACCGGCGGGCTGCCCAGCGCCAGCGCCTGGCTCCTCCTTATCCCGTTCTTTGGCTGCGGAGTCGTCGGGTTCCTCGACGACTTCATCAAGGTCTACACCCAGAACAACCGGGGGTTGACCAGCCGCGGAAAGATGGCCGGACAGACGGTGGTCGCCTTCGGATTCGGGCTCCTGGCGACGCAATTCTTCGCCGATGAACGAGGCGTCAGGCCCGCATCGCAGTACATCTCCACCACTCACGACTGGGGGATCAAGCTGCCCCTGGTCGTGGTCCTGCTAGTGATCTGGTTCATCGTGACGGCGACCTCCAATGGTGCCAACCTCGCGGACGGCGCCGACGGCCTGCTTGCCGGCACCTCAGCCATGATCTTCGGCGCGTACACGATCGTGAACTTCTGGCAGAACAGCCAGCAATGCGGATCCCTCAAGCCCACAATGGTGGAGTCCCAGTGCTACCAAACGCGAGACCCCCTCGACCTCGCGGTCTTCGCAGCAGCCATAGCCATGGCCTGCATCGGCTTCCTCTGGTGGAACGCCAAACCAGCCCGGATCATCATGGGCGACGTCGGCTCGCTCGCCATCGGAGGCGCTCTGGCCGGTCTAGCGATCATGTCCAGGACCGAACTCCTCATGGCCGTCATCGCGGGACTGCTCGTGCTTGAGACATTGTCCGTGCTCCTGCAGATGAGCTACTTCAAACTCACCAGGCGCATCACGGGCACCGGGCGCCGCATCTTCCGAATCGCACCCATCCACCATCACTTCGAACACCTGGGATGGGACGAGGTCACCGTGGTCATCCGCTTCTGGATCATCGCCGGTCTGTGCGTTGCGGCCGGCCTCGGGATCTTCTACGCCGATTGGCTCAGCTGACCTCTGTAAGTTCCGCCCGCGCCAACCAATTGAACGTCCGCAACTCGGCAGATCCGGTAGACGGCGTACGCCCACACTGTCCTTCCGACAGGGACACACCCAGTGAGGCATGTCGAGCACGCGAGCGCCGACCTGCAGGGATAGGCCGGGAAGGCTTGCCGCAGGTCGAGGAGATCCTCGCGTTTGGCTACGAGGACATCCGCTTCAGGTCGGTCATGCGAAGCGGCTTTTGAAAATTCTGTGCACAGTGTGTGCACAGCGGGACGCCTGAAATGCGTTTCCGCAGGTCAGATGGGGTGTGGCGAATGGGCTGGCCTGTAGGCCGGGTTCTGTACGACGCCCGAAGGCGCCATGGCGACCATCCATCTACGACGACCGTTGCCGGCCGCCTCCAGCGATCTACCCGCGTACTCGGGCGGGCCGCCCTCGAACGCACACGCGCTTCCGTTGTTGCGGAAGCTTCTTGATCTTGCCCCAGGTGGGGTTTGCCTAGCCGCTCCGGTTGCCCGGGGCGCTGGTGGTCTCTTGCACCGCCGTTTCACCCTTACCGCTCCCCGTGAGGAGCGGCGGTCTGTTTTCTGTGGCACTTTCCCGCGGGTTGCCCCGGGTGGGTGTTACCCACCACCTTGCCCTGTGGAGCCCGGACCTTCCTCGGTCTCCCCGTGAGGAGAACGCGGTCGCCCGGCCAGCCCATTCGCGTGGCCACCCTAGCGGTCGCCACGGGCGTGCTCGCACTGGTGTCGGTCAAAAGCTCCTACGCCTTCGTTGCTGCGCAATCCCCTCAATCAGCGACTTCTCCGGCGAGGTCAGGGGTCAAGCTGTCATCATGGTGGTTGATCACCTGTATTGAGGATGCGTGTATCTGCTGGAGGTGTAGGTAGTTGACCCGACACCGGGCGACTGCTTCTCTTTGCCACAGTTGCCGTGGCCGTCCTCTGGAGTCACGGCTCAGATGTTCGACCTCAAGGAGAAACACAATGACCATATCTCGCACTCGGGCCCTCACCGGGGCAGCCGCCGCGGCGGCGCTCGCCGTCATGACGACCTTCGGTGTCGGCGGCGTGATCGCTGCGTCTGCTGCGCAGCCCTCCGCCGAGAAGAGCGGCATTGAAAAGGCCGGCATCGAAAAGGCCGGCATCGAAAAGCGCGGCATCGAAAAGCGCGGCATCGAGTAGAACGGCCAGCCGCCAGAGCAACGGAGATGCCGGCCGGGTCAGGGGTTCGTCAGGACCTCTGCCCCGGTCGGGGTCACCAACAGGGTGTGCTCGAACTGCGCGCTGCGCCGCAGGTCCTTGGTGACGACGGTCCAGTCGTCGTCCCACATGGTCCACTCGTGGGTGCCGAGGTTGAGCATCGGCTCGATGGTGAAGGTCATGCCGACCTCGATCACGTCGTCGTAGTGCTCGGCGTCGTAGTGGGGGATGACCAGCCCCGAGTGGAACGCCGTACCGACGCCGTGACCGGTGAAGTCGCGGACGACGCCGTAGCCGAACCGCCGGGCATACGACTCGATCACCCTGCCGATGACGTTGATGCGGCGGCCGGGCTTGACCGCCTTGATGCCCCGGTCGAGGGCCTCGCGCGTGCGCTCGACGAGCAGCCGGGACTCCTCGTCGACGTCGCCGGCGAGGAAC
This is a stretch of genomic DNA from Nocardioides sp. InS609-2. It encodes these proteins:
- the mraY gene encoding phospho-N-acetylmuramoyl-pentapeptide-transferase → MRAILLSSGLAIICSLLGTRLAIGWFTRHGFGQPIRDDGPMTHHVKRGTPTMGGLVILLSATVAYLVATMLTGGLPSASAWLLLIPFFGCGVVGFLDDFIKVYTQNNRGLTSRGKMAGQTVVAFGFGLLATQFFADERGVRPASQYISTTHDWGIKLPLVVVLLVIWFIVTATSNGANLADGADGLLAGTSAMIFGAYTIVNFWQNSQQCGSLKPTMVESQCYQTRDPLDLAVFAAAIAMACIGFLWWNAKPARIIMGDVGSLAIGGALAGLAIMSRTELLMAVIAGLLVLETLSVLLQMSYFKLTRRITGTGRRIFRIAPIHHHFEHLGWDEVTVVIRFWIIAGLCVAAGLGIFYADWLS